From Cellulomonas fimi ATCC 484, a single genomic window includes:
- the nrdD gene encoding anaerobic ribonucleoside-triphosphate reductase, translated as MWGWKAALGTTSSAEEQNGVGGVTTVVPEGAGLVETRGGTTQSPSTAAGLVVRKRDGRVLPFDPIRVHSALGRAFAHVHGLLGPLQDLTIAELVERIDAELAARFTGEVRIYEIQNVVEHTLLEAREYEVAEAYIDYRVQRDLARSKALDVNHSIGQLVGKDSSVVHENANKDADVFNTQRDLTAGAVGKAIGLRMLPPHVANAHAKGDLHYHDLDYHPYAPMTNCCLIDFRTMLSEGFRIGNAQVDPPRSIQTATAQISQIIANVSSSQYGGCSVNRIDELLAPYAERNFAKHLADAEQWVSEPERRRAYAEEKTRKDIYDAMQSLEYEINTLFTSNGQTPFTSVGFGLGTGWFEREIQRAILQIRILGLGKERRTAIFPKLIFTLRRGVNLGADDPNYDIKQLAVECATKRMYPDVLSYDKIVEITGSFKVPMGCRSFLQGWTDEDGNDVVEGRMNLGVVTLNVPRIALETRGDLDAFWALLDERLETVHDALVYRVGRCKEAVPANAPILYVHGAFGQRLAPDDDVDALFRDGRATVSLGYIGLYEAAAAFYGGDWEGNPEAKEFTLRVLRTLAARAKEWTARHGYQFSVYSTPSESLTDRFCRLDTKKFGRVPDITDKDYYTNSFHYDVRKAPTPFEKLDFEQDYPQFTSGGFIHYCEYPVLQHNPKALEAVWDYAYDRVGYLGTNTPIDHCLECDFTGDFTPTERGFMCPACGNTDPRTCDVVKRTCGYLGNPQQRPMVHGRHVEISSRVKHLAGPTALAAGREGE; from the coding sequence ATGTGGGGTTGGAAGGCTGCTCTCGGCACTACATCTAGTGCCGAGGAGCAGAACGGGGTGGGTGGCGTGACGACGGTGGTGCCGGAGGGCGCGGGACTGGTCGAGACACGGGGCGGGACGACGCAGTCCCCCTCGACCGCCGCGGGGCTGGTCGTGCGCAAGCGGGACGGGCGCGTGCTGCCCTTCGACCCGATCCGGGTCCACAGCGCGCTGGGGCGGGCCTTCGCCCACGTGCACGGGCTGCTCGGCCCGCTGCAGGACCTCACCATCGCGGAGCTCGTCGAGCGCATCGACGCCGAGCTCGCCGCCCGGTTCACGGGCGAGGTGCGGATCTACGAGATCCAGAACGTCGTCGAGCACACCCTGCTCGAGGCGCGCGAGTACGAGGTCGCCGAGGCGTACATCGACTACCGCGTCCAGCGGGACCTGGCCCGGTCCAAGGCGCTCGACGTCAACCACTCGATCGGCCAGCTCGTCGGCAAGGACTCCTCGGTCGTCCACGAGAACGCGAACAAGGACGCCGACGTCTTCAACACGCAGCGCGACCTGACCGCCGGCGCGGTGGGCAAGGCGATCGGTCTGCGGATGCTGCCGCCGCACGTCGCGAACGCGCACGCCAAGGGCGACCTGCACTACCACGACCTCGACTACCACCCGTACGCGCCGATGACGAACTGCTGCCTCATCGACTTCCGGACGATGCTGTCCGAGGGCTTCCGGATCGGGAACGCGCAGGTCGACCCGCCGCGGTCCATCCAGACGGCGACCGCGCAGATCTCGCAGATCATCGCGAACGTCTCGTCGAGCCAGTACGGCGGCTGCTCGGTCAACCGGATCGACGAGCTGCTCGCGCCGTACGCGGAGCGGAACTTCGCCAAGCACCTGGCTGACGCCGAGCAGTGGGTGTCCGAGCCCGAGCGGCGCCGCGCGTACGCGGAGGAGAAGACCCGCAAGGACATCTACGACGCGATGCAGTCGCTCGAGTACGAGATCAACACGCTGTTCACGTCCAACGGGCAGACGCCGTTCACGTCGGTCGGGTTCGGGCTCGGCACGGGCTGGTTCGAGCGGGAGATCCAGCGCGCGATCCTGCAGATCCGCATCCTCGGCCTCGGCAAGGAGCGCCGGACGGCGATCTTCCCCAAGCTCATCTTCACGCTGCGCCGCGGCGTCAACCTGGGTGCGGACGACCCGAACTACGACATCAAGCAGCTCGCCGTCGAGTGCGCGACCAAGCGCATGTACCCGGACGTGCTGAGCTACGACAAGATCGTCGAGATCACCGGCTCGTTCAAGGTCCCCATGGGCTGCCGGTCGTTCCTGCAGGGCTGGACCGACGAGGACGGGAACGACGTCGTCGAGGGACGCATGAACCTGGGCGTCGTCACGCTCAACGTCCCGCGCATCGCGCTGGAGACCCGGGGCGACCTGGACGCGTTCTGGGCTCTGCTCGACGAGCGACTCGAGACGGTGCACGACGCGCTGGTGTACCGCGTGGGCCGGTGCAAGGAGGCCGTGCCCGCGAACGCGCCCATCCTGTACGTGCACGGGGCGTTCGGTCAGCGTCTCGCGCCGGACGACGACGTCGACGCGCTGTTCCGCGACGGCCGCGCGACCGTGTCCCTCGGCTACATCGGGCTGTACGAGGCCGCGGCCGCGTTCTACGGCGGCGACTGGGAGGGCAACCCCGAGGCGAAGGAGTTCACGTTGCGGGTGCTGCGCACGCTGGCCGCGCGCGCGAAGGAGTGGACCGCACGCCACGGGTACCAGTTCTCGGTCTACTCGACGCCCTCGGAGTCGCTCACGGACCGGTTCTGCCGGCTCGACACGAAGAAGTTCGGCCGCGTCCCGGACATCACCGACAAGGACTACTACACGAACTCGTTCCACTACGACGTCCGCAAGGCGCCGACGCCGTTCGAGAAGCTCGACTTCGAGCAGGACTACCCGCAGTTCACCTCGGGCGGGTTCATCCACTACTGCGAGTACCCCGTGCTCCAGCACAACCCCAAGGCGCTCGAGGCGGTCTGGGACTACGCGTACGACCGCGTCGGCTACCTCGGCACCAACACCCCGATCGACCACTGCCTGGAGTGCGACTTCACGGGCGACTTCACGCCGACCGAGCGCGGGTTCATGTGCCCCGCGTGCGGCAACACCGACCCGCGCACCTGCGACGTCGTCAAGCGCACGTGCGGCTACCTGGGCAACCCGCAGCAGCGCCCGATGGTGCACGGACGGCACGTCGAGATCTCCTCGCGCGTCAAGCACCTGGCGGGTCCGACGGCCCTCGCGGCGGGCCGCGAGGGCGAGTGA
- the nrdF gene encoding class 1b ribonucleoside-diphosphate reductase subunit beta → MTPTGKLKLIDRVSAINWNRLEDEKDAEVWDRLVGNFWLPEKVPVSNDIQSWATLTEEEKTLTMRVFTGLTLLDTIQGTVGAVSLIPDAITPHEEAVYTNIAFMESVHAKSYSSIFSTLCSTREIDEAFRWSEENVNLQRKAEIVMKYYKGDSPLKRKVASTLLESFLFYSGFYLPMYWSSRAKLTNTADLIRLIIRDEAVHGYYIGYKFQKGLEKLSPEERQELKDYTFELLFELYDNEVEYTQDLYDGVGLTEDVKKFLRYNANKALMNLGYEALFPRDETDVNPAILSALSPNADENHDFFSGSGSSYVIGKAVNTEDEDWDF, encoded by the coding sequence ATGACCCCCACGGGGAAGCTCAAGCTGATCGACCGGGTGTCGGCGATCAACTGGAACCGGCTCGAGGACGAGAAGGACGCCGAGGTCTGGGACCGGCTCGTCGGCAACTTCTGGCTGCCGGAGAAGGTGCCGGTGTCGAACGACATCCAGTCCTGGGCGACGCTCACGGAGGAGGAGAAGACGCTCACGATGCGCGTCTTCACCGGCCTGACGCTGCTCGACACGATCCAGGGAACGGTCGGCGCGGTCAGCCTGATCCCGGACGCGATCACGCCGCACGAGGAGGCCGTCTACACGAACATCGCGTTCATGGAGTCGGTGCACGCGAAGTCGTACTCGTCGATCTTCTCGACGCTGTGCTCGACGCGGGAGATCGACGAGGCGTTCCGCTGGTCGGAGGAGAACGTCAACCTCCAGCGCAAGGCCGAGATCGTCATGAAGTACTACAAGGGCGACTCGCCGCTGAAGCGGAAGGTCGCGAGCACCCTGCTCGAGTCCTTCCTCTTCTACTCGGGCTTCTACCTGCCCATGTACTGGTCGAGCCGCGCCAAGCTCACGAACACGGCGGACCTCATCCGCCTGATCATCCGTGACGAGGCGGTGCACGGGTACTACATCGGCTACAAGTTCCAGAAGGGCCTGGAGAAGCTGTCGCCCGAGGAGCGTCAGGAGCTCAAGGACTACACGTTCGAGCTGCTCTTCGAGCTGTACGACAACGAGGTGGAGTACACGCAGGACCTGTACGACGGCGTCGGGCTGACCGAGGACGTCAAGAAGTTCCTGCGCTACAACGCCAACAAGGCCCTCATGAACCTCGGCTACGAGGCGCTGTTCCCGCGCGACGAGACGGACGTCAACCCGGCGATCCTGTCGGCGCTGTCGCCCAACGCGGACGAGAACCACGACTTCTTCTCGGGGTCGGGCTCGTCGTACGTCATCGGCAAGGCGGTCAACACGGAGGACGAGGACTGGGACTTCTGA
- the nrdE gene encoding class 1b ribonucleoside-diphosphate reductase subunit alpha: MAATVADTRVELTGLDYHALNAMLNLYDADGKIQFDKDREAARQYFLQHVNQNTVFFHDLDEKLDYLVENKYYDPAVLAQYDRAFIKTLFEYAYSKKFRFQTFLGAFKYYTSYTLKTFDGKRYLERFEDRVCMVALSLAAGDQDFAVNLVDEIVSGRFQPATPTFLNLGKAQRGEPVSCFLLRIEDNMESIARGINSALQLSKRGGGVALLLSNIREHGAPIKHIENQSSGVIPVMKLLEDSFSYANQLGARQGAGAVYLHAHHPDIYRFLDTKRENADEKIRIKTLSLGVVIPDITFELAKKNEPMYLFSPYDVERVYGVPFADVNVTEKYYEMVDNAAIRKTKISAREFFQTLAELQFESGYPYVMFEDTVNRANPIKGKITHSNLCSEILQVSTPSTFNEDLSYAEVGRDISCNLGSMNIALSMDSPDFGKSVETAIRALTAVSDQTDIESVPSVKLANRGGHAIGLGQMNLHGYLARERIFYGSDEGLDFTNIYFYTVAYHAIRASNLLAQERKQAFYGFEDSKYATGEYFQKYVEKEWAPRTERVRVLFAEAGVHIPTQDDWRELAALVQEHGLYNQNLQAVPPTGSISYINHSTSSIHPIASKIEIRKEGKIGRVYYPAPFMTNDNLEYYQDAYEIGYEKVIDTYAEATQHVDQGLSLTLFFKDTATTRDLNKAQIYAWKKGIKTIYYIRLRQLALEGTEVEGCVSCML; this comes from the coding sequence TTGGCAGCGACAGTCGCAGATACCCGCGTAGAGCTGACGGGGCTGGACTACCACGCCCTGAACGCGATGCTGAACCTCTACGACGCGGACGGGAAGATCCAGTTCGACAAGGACCGTGAGGCGGCGCGGCAGTACTTCCTGCAGCACGTCAACCAGAACACGGTCTTCTTCCACGACCTCGACGAGAAGCTCGACTACCTGGTCGAGAACAAGTACTACGACCCGGCCGTGCTCGCGCAGTACGACCGCGCGTTCATCAAGACGCTGTTCGAGTACGCGTACTCGAAGAAGTTCCGGTTCCAGACGTTCCTGGGCGCGTTCAAGTACTACACGTCGTACACGCTCAAGACGTTCGACGGGAAGCGGTACCTGGAGCGCTTCGAGGATCGCGTCTGCATGGTCGCGCTGAGCCTCGCGGCGGGCGACCAGGACTTCGCGGTCAACCTCGTCGACGAGATCGTGAGCGGCCGCTTCCAGCCGGCGACGCCGACGTTCCTCAACCTCGGCAAGGCGCAGCGCGGCGAGCCCGTCTCCTGCTTCCTGCTGCGCATCGAGGACAACATGGAGTCCATCGCGCGCGGCATCAACTCCGCCCTGCAGCTGTCGAAGCGCGGCGGTGGCGTGGCCCTGCTCCTGTCGAACATCCGCGAGCACGGCGCGCCCATCAAGCACATCGAGAACCAGAGCTCGGGCGTCATCCCCGTCATGAAGCTGCTCGAGGACTCGTTCTCGTACGCGAACCAGCTCGGCGCGCGTCAGGGGGCCGGGGCGGTGTACCTGCACGCGCACCACCCGGACATCTACCGGTTCCTCGACACCAAGCGCGAGAACGCCGACGAGAAGATCCGTATCAAGACGCTGTCGCTCGGCGTCGTCATCCCGGACATCACGTTCGAGCTGGCGAAGAAGAACGAGCCCATGTACCTGTTCTCGCCGTACGACGTCGAGCGGGTGTACGGGGTGCCGTTCGCGGACGTGAACGTGACCGAGAAGTACTACGAGATGGTCGACAACGCGGCCATCCGCAAGACGAAGATCAGCGCCCGCGAGTTCTTCCAGACGCTCGCCGAGCTGCAGTTCGAGTCCGGCTACCCGTACGTCATGTTCGAGGACACGGTCAACCGCGCGAACCCCATCAAGGGCAAGATCACCCACTCGAACCTGTGCTCCGAGATCCTCCAGGTGTCGACCCCGTCGACGTTCAACGAGGACCTGTCGTACGCGGAGGTCGGCCGCGACATCTCGTGCAACCTCGGCTCGATGAACATCGCGCTGTCGATGGACTCGCCGGACTTCGGCAAGTCGGTCGAGACCGCGATCCGCGCGCTGACCGCGGTGTCGGACCAGACGGACATCGAGTCGGTGCCGTCGGTCAAGCTCGCGAACCGCGGCGGCCACGCGATCGGCCTCGGGCAGATGAACCTGCACGGGTACCTGGCGCGCGAGCGGATCTTCTACGGGTCCGACGAGGGCCTCGACTTCACGAACATCTACTTCTACACGGTCGCCTACCACGCGATCCGTGCGTCGAACCTGCTCGCGCAGGAGCGCAAGCAGGCGTTCTACGGGTTCGAGGACTCGAAGTACGCGACGGGCGAGTACTTCCAGAAGTACGTCGAGAAGGAGTGGGCGCCGCGCACCGAGCGCGTCCGCGTGCTGTTCGCCGAGGCCGGCGTGCACATCCCGACGCAGGACGACTGGCGTGAGCTGGCTGCGCTCGTCCAGGAGCACGGTCTCTACAACCAGAACCTGCAGGCCGTCCCGCCGACGGGCTCGATCTCGTACATCAACCACTCGACGTCGTCGATCCACCCGATCGCGTCGAAGATCGAGATCCGCAAGGAAGGCAAGATCGGCCGCGTCTACTACCCGGCGCCGTTCATGACGAACGACAACCTGGAGTACTACCAGGACGCGTACGAGATCGGCTACGAGAAGGTCATCGACACCTACGCCGAGGCGACGCAGCACGTCGACCAGGGCCTGTCGCTGACGCTCTTCTTCAAGGACACGGCGACGACCCGTGACCTCAACAAGGCGCAGATCTACGCCTGGAAGAAGGGCATCAAGACCATCTACTACATCCGCCTGCGCCAGCTCGCGCTGGAGGGCACGGAGGTCGAGGGCTGCGTCAGCTGCATGCTGTGA
- the nrdI gene encoding class Ib ribonucleoside-diphosphate reductase assembly flavoprotein NrdI yields the protein MSSLVYFSSASDNTHRFVEKLGLPAQRIPLRPADPFLHVSEPYVLVVPTYGGGNEGGAVPRQVVKFLNDEGNRALIRGVIAAGNTNFGEAYCIAGDIVAAKCRVPYLYGFELMGTNEDVHRVREGLRTFWQRQSQIPA from the coding sequence ATGAGCTCCTTGGTCTACTTCTCCTCCGCGTCGGACAACACGCACCGCTTCGTCGAGAAGCTCGGTCTGCCCGCGCAGCGCATCCCGCTGCGTCCGGCGGACCCGTTCCTGCACGTGTCGGAGCCGTACGTCCTGGTCGTCCCCACCTACGGCGGGGGCAACGAGGGCGGTGCGGTCCCGCGGCAGGTCGTGAAGTTCCTCAACGACGAGGGCAACCGTGCGCTGATCCGCGGCGTCATCGCGGCCGGCAACACGAACTTCGGCGAGGCCTACTGCATCGCAGGGGACATCGTCGCGGCCAAGTGCCGCGTCCCCTACCTGTACGGGTTCGAGCTCATGGGAACGAACGAGGACGTGCACCGCGTCCGCGAGGGATTGAGGACATTTTGGCAGCGACAGTCGCAGATACCCGCGTAG
- the nrdH gene encoding glutaredoxin-like protein NrdH, protein MTITVYSKPACVQCNATYRALDKLGAEYTVVDISEDADARDYVMSLGHLQAPVVIVDGDHWSGYRPDRIKALADRMAAAVA, encoded by the coding sequence ATGACGATCACGGTCTACAGCAAGCCGGCGTGCGTGCAGTGCAACGCGACCTACCGCGCGCTCGACAAGCTGGGTGCCGAGTACACCGTCGTGGACATCAGCGAGGACGCCGACGCGCGCGACTACGTGATGTCGCTCGGCCACCTCCAGGCGCCCGTCGTGATCGTCGACGGCGACCACTGGTCGGGCTACCGCCCCGACCGCATCAAGGCGCTCGCCGACCGGATGGCCGCCGCGGTCGCCTGA
- a CDS encoding VOC family protein: MTDLSDAFSGFSTDDVPAAREFYGGLLGLDVSVEDGLLHLHLAGGRDVLVYPKGEAHTPATYTVLNFRVDDVPAAVAELRDKGVRFERYEGLPTETDEDFVFRGGGPLIAWFTDPAGNVLSLIARD; this comes from the coding sequence GTGACCGACCTCAGCGACGCCTTCTCCGGCTTCTCCACCGACGACGTGCCCGCCGCCCGGGAGTTCTACGGCGGCCTCCTCGGGCTCGACGTCTCCGTCGAGGACGGGCTGCTGCACCTGCACCTCGCCGGCGGCCGCGACGTCCTCGTCTACCCCAAGGGGGAGGCGCACACGCCCGCCACCTACACGGTGCTCAACTTCCGCGTCGACGACGTGCCCGCGGCCGTCGCCGAGCTGCGCGACAAGGGCGTGCGGTTCGAGCGCTACGAGGGGCTGCCGACCGAGACGGACGAGGACTTCGTGTTCCGCGGCGGCGGGCCGCTCATCGCGTGGTTCACCGACCCCGCGGGCAACGTCCTGTCGCTGATCGCCCGCGACTGA
- a CDS encoding ABC transporter permease: protein MTTTAPAPAAPTGRTAPATGRSGALVGTGGLVRVALRFDRWRILVWSLAVAGLTFASVDAIAGLYGGDDSRAARALLVSSPAATALAGPGYGLDDYTVGAMTANELGLWVMLPVAILALLTVTRHLRAAEEDGRLELVRSGPVGRDAPVVAGLVAAVVATLAVSGLTFLALLGTDVDPVGSAALCAGIAMVGLVFAGVSAVASQVTAHGRTASGLGMAVLGVAFVLRAVGDVRGPQGTSVLTWLSPFGWAQATRAYVDERWWPLLIGVVAAGACVALAFWLAARRDLGTGLVAERLGPPHASRALSGMVGLTLRRQWGSIVSWGSAVVLMAALVGVLAGAIVDFVEDEATLGAIFGGEDPTAGAFSLYVVFLAVTTAAYTVTAVGAVRAEEVATRGARVLAGPVTRSRWLGAQVGVAAVTAVVVTLLSGLVMGATAAASLSEPDRVASLLGANAATLPATACVLALAVLVYGVAPRFLGLVWAYVAYVAVVGMFGQILPDGSDVASPFTYLPALPREEMQWPPVLAVSAVAVALAAAGFVFFRRRDVAG, encoded by the coding sequence ATGACGACGACGGCGCCCGCCCCGGCGGCACCGACCGGGCGCACCGCTCCCGCCACGGGGCGGTCCGGGGCCCTCGTCGGCACCGGCGGTCTCGTCCGCGTCGCGCTGCGGTTCGACAGGTGGCGGATCCTCGTGTGGTCCCTGGCCGTCGCCGGCCTGACGTTCGCGTCGGTCGACGCCATCGCGGGCCTCTACGGCGGCGACGACTCGCGCGCCGCGCGCGCCCTGCTCGTCTCGTCCCCGGCCGCCACCGCGCTCGCCGGGCCGGGGTACGGGCTCGACGACTACACCGTCGGCGCGATGACCGCGAACGAGCTCGGGCTGTGGGTCATGCTGCCCGTCGCGATCCTCGCGCTGCTCACCGTGACGCGGCACCTGCGCGCCGCGGAGGAGGACGGGCGCCTGGAGCTCGTCCGCTCCGGCCCCGTGGGCCGTGACGCGCCCGTCGTCGCGGGCCTCGTCGCCGCCGTCGTGGCGACCCTCGCGGTCAGCGGCCTGACGTTCCTCGCGCTGCTCGGCACGGACGTCGACCCGGTCGGGTCCGCCGCGCTGTGCGCCGGGATCGCGATGGTCGGCCTCGTCTTCGCGGGCGTGTCGGCGGTCGCGTCGCAGGTGACCGCGCACGGCCGCACGGCGTCCGGGCTCGGCATGGCCGTGCTCGGCGTCGCCTTCGTGCTGCGGGCCGTCGGTGACGTGCGCGGCCCGCAGGGCACGAGCGTCCTGACCTGGCTGTCGCCGTTCGGGTGGGCGCAGGCCACGCGGGCCTACGTCGACGAGCGGTGGTGGCCGCTGCTGATCGGCGTCGTCGCCGCCGGTGCCTGCGTCGCGCTGGCCTTCTGGCTCGCCGCCCGCCGCGACCTCGGCACCGGGCTCGTCGCCGAGCGGCTCGGGCCGCCGCACGCCTCGCGCGCGCTGTCCGGCATGGTCGGCCTCACGCTGCGCCGCCAGTGGGGCTCGATCGTGTCCTGGGGGTCGGCCGTCGTCCTCATGGCCGCGCTCGTCGGGGTGCTCGCGGGCGCGATCGTCGACTTCGTCGAGGACGAGGCGACGCTCGGCGCGATCTTCGGCGGCGAGGACCCGACCGCCGGCGCGTTCAGCCTCTACGTCGTGTTCCTGGCGGTCACGACCGCGGCGTACACGGTGACCGCCGTCGGTGCCGTCCGGGCCGAGGAGGTCGCCACGCGCGGCGCGCGCGTCCTCGCCGGCCCGGTGACGCGCAGCCGGTGGCTGGGCGCGCAGGTCGGCGTCGCCGCCGTCACCGCCGTCGTCGTCACGCTCCTCAGCGGGCTCGTCATGGGCGCGACCGCGGCCGCGAGCCTGTCGGAGCCCGACCGCGTCGCGAGCCTGCTGGGTGCCAACGCCGCCACGCTCCCCGCGACCGCGTGCGTGCTCGCCCTCGCGGTGCTGGTCTACGGCGTCGCGCCCCGGTTCCTCGGGCTCGTGTGGGCGTACGTCGCCTACGTCGCCGTCGTCGGCATGTTCGGGCAGATCCTCCCCGACGGGTCCGACGTCGCGTCGCCCTTCACATACCTGCCCGCGCTGCCGCGCGAGGAGATGCAGTGGCCGCCCGTCCTCGCCGTCTCGGCCGTCGCCGTCGCGCTCGCCGCGGCCGGCTTCGTCTTCTTCCGCCGGAGGGACGTGGCCGGGTGA
- a CDS encoding ABC transporter ATP-binding protein, with the protein MSDAIVARGLVKTFGPKRALDGFDLTVRTGEVHGFLGPNGAGKSTTVRVLLGLLRADAGEVRLLDGDPWRDAVALHRRLAYIPGDVSLWPNLTGGEAIDLLGRLRGGLDPRRRAALVERFELDPRIKGRAYSKGNRQKVALVAALAADVELLLMDEPTSGLDPLMEAVFQDVVREAAAQGRTVLLSSHILAEVEALADRVTIIRQGRAVQSGSLDELRSLTRTTVTAGVQDGDAAERSLAALDGVHHVRRDDGHVTADVDTVALPGVLAALPAFGVRSLTAHPPTLEDLFLREYSDELVTLGVREGDER; encoded by the coding sequence ATGAGTGACGCGATCGTCGCGCGCGGGCTCGTCAAGACCTTCGGACCCAAGCGCGCCCTCGACGGGTTCGACCTGACCGTACGGACCGGGGAGGTGCACGGCTTCCTCGGGCCCAACGGCGCGGGCAAGTCCACCACCGTGCGCGTCCTGCTCGGGCTGCTGCGCGCCGACGCGGGCGAGGTCCGGCTGCTCGACGGCGACCCGTGGCGCGACGCCGTCGCGCTGCACCGCCGCCTCGCCTACATCCCCGGCGACGTGAGCCTGTGGCCCAACCTCACGGGCGGCGAGGCGATCGACCTGCTCGGGCGCCTGCGCGGCGGCCTCGACCCTCGCCGGCGTGCCGCGCTCGTCGAACGGTTCGAGCTCGACCCGCGGATCAAGGGACGTGCCTACTCCAAGGGCAACCGGCAGAAGGTCGCGCTCGTCGCCGCGCTCGCGGCGGACGTCGAGCTGCTCCTCATGGACGAGCCCACGAGCGGCCTCGACCCGCTCATGGAGGCGGTGTTCCAGGACGTCGTCCGCGAGGCCGCCGCGCAGGGCCGGACCGTGCTGCTGTCGAGCCACATCCTCGCGGAGGTCGAGGCGCTCGCCGACCGCGTCACGATCATCCGGCAGGGCCGCGCCGTGCAGTCCGGGTCGCTCGACGAGCTGCGCAGCCTCACGCGCACGACGGTCACCGCGGGGGTGCAGGACGGGGACGCCGCCGAGCGGTCGCTGGCTGCGCTCGACGGGGTGCACCACGTGCGGCGCGACGACGGCCACGTGACGGCCGACGTGGACACCGTCGCGCTGCCCGGCGTGCTCGCCGCCCTCCCGGCGTTCGGCGTCCGGTCGCTCACCGCGCACCCGCCGACCCTCGAGGACCTGTTCCTGCGCGAGTACAGCGACGAGCTCGTGACGCTCGGCGTGCGCGAGGGGGACGAGCGATGA
- a CDS encoding TetR/AcrR family transcriptional regulator — MRSAVDDLTARARIRDAAVARFGRDGFGVGLRVIAADAGVSPALVIHHFGSKDGLRTACDEHVLARILEEKKSAIGAAAPSEVIAKLATLEQYATVFAYVVRCLLEGGSVAAHFIDGLVEDAETYLADAVASGSVLPSRDPAGRARVLIAMSVGSLVMAQADAAAGRGPAPTEQPAAAMEELYRRIMLGSLELYTQGLFADRSYLDAYLAYQETTHE, encoded by the coding sequence GTGCGTTCAGCCGTCGACGACCTCACCGCCCGAGCCCGGATCCGCGACGCCGCCGTCGCGCGGTTCGGGCGCGACGGGTTCGGCGTCGGCCTGCGCGTCATCGCCGCCGACGCGGGCGTGAGCCCCGCCCTGGTCATCCACCACTTCGGCTCCAAGGACGGTCTGCGCACCGCCTGCGACGAGCACGTGCTCGCCCGGATCCTCGAGGAGAAGAAGTCCGCCATCGGTGCGGCCGCCCCGTCCGAGGTCATCGCGAAGCTCGCGACCCTCGAGCAGTACGCGACCGTCTTCGCCTACGTCGTGCGGTGCCTGCTCGAGGGCGGCAGCGTCGCGGCGCACTTCATCGACGGGCTCGTCGAGGACGCCGAGACCTACCTCGCCGATGCCGTCGCCTCCGGCAGCGTCCTGCCCAGCCGCGACCCCGCAGGCCGCGCCCGCGTCCTCATCGCGATGTCGGTCGGCAGCCTCGTCATGGCCCAGGCCGACGCCGCCGCCGGTCGCGGCCCCGCGCCCACGGAGCAGCCGGCCGCCGCGATGGAGGAGCTGTACCGCCGCATCATGCTCGGCTCGCTCGAGCTCTACACGCAGGGGCTGTTCGCCGACCGCTCCTACCTCGACGCCTATCTCGCCTACCAGGAGACCACCCATGAGTGA